Proteins encoded together in one Impatiens glandulifera chromosome 1, dImpGla2.1, whole genome shotgun sequence window:
- the LOC124918342 gene encoding probable Ufm1-specific protease: MSITDNSTTCIRILCRKLQFPRNQPNLLWLIGSPFFPHLTIVSTIHCTHKLASTPLSPDFSKESDDIRTLLPRGFEVIGALIVVENGSESEKYAGEAVSATHELRKLLACADRDLIGAVADLNEGTVRYYVSISGDLARLESVADVVHENQPEKYIWETGCLLSCELPIKLPVYCSIDNPKDVDESFFRATDAIADTLRSERITFVIESLNEESTQVPKPVALRGVELNSSDAKTPLCSYFSTKNRDQMSFSSVEEYADKIQVNVLLNGSDIASKSTAPIAGYFPSPGRARLLVVEYKLAVICYAAKDLSLTNAVSDLIIPGLVDQLHSMKNKLLPNLSLQHPQLHPYHFCPPGFLHPITVIYDLSYGETEMKQVEVRKSMHLRLGLPFDRPLLRFVNAVNLSAAKDNARNNSVRKGPSLLKDVHLGIPASGVSGGLVSLVQGSYDYHHYLQDGIDDSGWGCAYRSLQTIISWFKLQHYTSVDVPSHREIQQTLVEIGDKESSFTGSREWIGAIELSFVLDKLLDVSCKVMNVRSGSELPEKCRELALHFENQGTPVMIGGGVLAYTLLGVDYNDVSGDCAFLILDPHYTGNDDLKKIVNGGWCGWKKAVDNKGKHFFLHDKFYNLLLPQRPNMV; this comes from the exons ATGTCTATCACCGATAATTCAACAACGTGCATTCGAATTCTATGCCGCAAACTTCAATTTCCAAGGAATCAACCTAACCTTCTCTGGTTGATCGGCTCTCCCTTCTTTCCTCATCTCACAATCGTCTCCACGATCCATTGCACCCACAAACTAGCTTCAACTCCACTCTCACCGGATTTCTCTAAAGAGTCGG ATGATATCAGAACACTACTTCCAAGAGGTTTTGAAGTGATCGGAGCTTTAATTGTCGTTGAAAACGGTTCAGAATCAGAGAAATACGCTGGCGAAGCTGTTAGCGCGACTCATGAACTTAGAAAGTTGCTAGCTTGTGCAGATCGTGATTTGATTGGAGCGGTTGCGGATTTGAATGAAGGAACTGTTCGATATTATGTTTCAATTAGTGGAGATTTGGCTAGATTGGAGTCTGTTGCTGATGTTGTTCATGAAAATCAGCCTGAAAAGTATATATGGGAGACTGGTTGTTTACTTAGTTGTGAGCTTCCGATTAAGTTGCCTGTTTATTGTTCTATAGATAATCCTAAAG ATGTAGATGAATCGTTCTTTCGAGCAACCGATGCCATTGCTGATACTCTTAGAAGTGAAAGAATTACATTCGTGATTGAATCTTTGAATGAAGAATCAACCCAAGTACCTAAGCCTGTTGCACTCCGTGGAGTGGAATTGAATTCAAGTGATGCAAAGACTCCTTTATGTTCGTATTTTTCAACCAAAAATAGAGATCAAATGTCATTTTCTTCTGTAGAGGAG TATGCAGATAAGATCCAAGTCAATGTTTTGCTTAATGGATCAGATATTGCTTCAAAATCTACTGCTCCTATTGCTGGTTATTTCCCAT ctcCTGGTAGAGCCAGACTATTGGTTGTGGAGTATAAGTTGGCGGTGATCTGTTATGCAGCAAAGGATCTTTCACTTACTAATGCAGTTTCAGATTTGATAATTCCTGGATTAGTTGACCAGTTGCATAGCATGAAGAACAAATTGTTGCCGAATCTCTCGTTGCAACATCCACAG CTGCATCCATATCACTTCTGTCCTCCCGGATTTCTTCACCCAATTACTGTTATCTACGACCTCAGTTATGGAGAGACAGAAATGAAGCAAG TTGAAGTGAGAAAATCCATGCATTTGAGACTGGGATTACCATTTGATCGGCCTCTTCTAAGATTTGTCAACGCTGTAAATTTATCTGCTGCCAAAGATAATGCGAGAAACAACTCAGTACGAAAGG GTCCATCTTTGCTGAAGGATGTACATCTCGGCATTCCAGCCAGTGGTG TTTCTGGAGGACTGGTCTCACTAGTTCAAGGTTCTTATGACTACCACCATTACCTTCAAGACGGAATTGATGACTCG GGTTGGGGATGTGCATACCGATCTCTGCAAACTATAATCTCATGGTTCAAGCTGCAACATTACACCTCTGTTGATGTTCCTTCACACAG AGAAATACAACAGACACTTGTAGAGATTGGAGACAAGGAATCTTCATTTACTGGATCGCGTGAATGGATTGGTGCCATTGAGTTGAGCTTTGTGTTGGACAAACTTCTTGAT GTGAGTTGCAAAGTCATGAATGTCAGATCTGGTTCAGAGCTTCCTGAGAAGTGTCGTGAGTTGGCTCTTCATTTTGAGAACCAGGGAACACCGGTTATGATAG GTGGTGGAGTTCTTGCATATACACTTCTAGGAGTAGATTACAACGACGTGAGTGGAGATTGTGCCTTTCTTATACTCGATCCTCATTACACTGGCAACGACGATCTCAAGAAGATTGTAAATGGTGGATGGTGCGGCTGGAAGAAGGCAGTCGACAACAAGGGAAAACACTTCTTTTTACATGATAAGTTTTATAATCTCTTACTCCCTCAGAGGCCTAATATGGTTTAA